The following proteins are encoded in a genomic region of Stegostoma tigrinum isolate sSteTig4 chromosome 2, sSteTig4.hap1, whole genome shotgun sequence:
- the gngt1 gene encoding guanine nucleotide-binding protein G(T) subunit gamma-T1 translates to MDELTDKDRLKMEIEQLRKEIPLERMLVSKCAEELKDYIESQSAEDPLVKGIPEDKNPFKEKGGCVIS, encoded by the exons ATGGATGAGCTAACGGATAAAGACCGGTTGAAAATGGAGATAGAGCAACTTCGTAAAGAAATACCGTTAGAGAGGATGTTG GTGTCTAAATGTGCGGAGGAACTGAAGGATTACATTGAATCGCAATCTGCAGAAGATCCTTTGGTAAAGGGAATTCCTGAGGACAAAAATCCCTTCAAGGAGAAGGGTGGCTGTGTCATATCATAA